In a single window of the Canis lupus dingo isolate Sandy chromosome 18, ASM325472v2, whole genome shotgun sequence genome:
- the PLAAT3 gene encoding phospholipase A and acyltransferase 3 isoform X2 yields the protein MSTLTEKAVVKKELLYDVVGRDKYQINNKHDDKYSPLPPSKIVQRAEELVGQELPYSLPCENCEHFVNELRYGVARSDQLVQSCCPGVCPPHRSQVPFYPLLRCCALFCGSHLPWFTFLFWWNFLQQLLEKGCMEGQRCRHGGWHRRSGLGSHGPHWSHVLKKQAAEAIS from the exons ATGTCCACCCTGACCGAGAAGGCCGTGGTGAAGAAGGAGCTGCTGTACGATGTGGTCGGGAGAGACAAGTACCAGATTAATAACAAACACGATGACAAGTACTCGCCGCTGCCGCCCAGCAAAATCGTCCAGCGGGCGGAGGAGCTGGTGGGGCAGGAGTTGCCCTATTCGCTGCCCTGTGAGAACTGCGAGCACTTTGTGAACGAGCTGCGCTACGGGGTGGCCCGCAGTGACCAG CTGGTACAAAGTTGTTGCCCTGGAGTCTGCCCTCCCCATCGCTCTCAAGTTCCCTTCTATCCTCTCCTGCGCTGCTGTGCCCTCTTCTGTGGCTCACATCTTCCCTGGTTCACCTTCTTGTTTTGGTGGAACTTCCTTCAGCAGCTTCTTGAAAAAGGATGTATGGAAG GTCAGAGATGCCGTCATGGCGGCTGGCATCGCAGGAGTGGGCTTGGCAGCCATGGGCCTCATTGGAGTCATGTTCTCAAGAAACAAGCGGCAGAAGCAATAAGTTGA
- the LOC112659472 gene encoding phospholipase A and acyltransferase 3-like isoform X1: protein MSTLTEKAVVKKELLYDVVGRDKYQINNKHDDKYSPLPPSKIVQRAEEPVGQELPYSLPCENREHFVNELRYGVARSDRVRPQPVSSAPRTSLSLNRLWQHISVDWTGLETGGTDKIKEQRQDPCP, encoded by the coding sequence ATGTCCACCCTGACCGAGAAGGCCGTGGTGAAGAAGGAGCTGTTGTACGATGTGGTCGGGAGAGACAAGTACCAGATTAATAACAAACACGATGACAAGTACTCGCCGCTGCCGCCCAGCAAAATCGTCCAGCGGGCGGAGGAGCCGGTGGGGCAGGAGTTGCCCTATTCGCTGCCCTGTGAGAACCGCGAGCACTTTGTGAACGAGCTGCGCTACGGGGTGGCCCGCAGTGACCGGGTGCGTCCTCAGCCTGTGTCCTCAGCCCCAAGAACCAGCCTGTCCCTCAACCGACTGTGGCAGCACATCAGTGTGGACTGGACTGGGCTGGAGACGGGAGGCACGGATAAGATCAAAGAGCAGAGACAGGATCCCTGTCCTTGA
- the PLAAT4 gene encoding phospholipase A and acyltransferase 4 encodes MTEFHQEPRPGDLIEIFRIGYEHWAIYVGGGYVIHLTPPSEYPGAGSSSVFSVLSNRAVVRRDRLEDVVGNCRYRVNNHLDHKYTPRPVNEIIYSAKQKIGQEMPYSLLSRNCEHFVTNLRYGEPHSRQVTNVLIGGGATLGIGFIAVLGYSLLKRRSQNQ; translated from the exons ATGACTGAG TTTCATCAAGAACCCAGGCCTGGAGACCTGATTGAGATTTTCCGCATTGGCTATGAGCACTGGGCCATCTATGTGGGAGGCGGTTATGTGATCCATCTGACTCCCCCAA GTGAGTACCCTGGGGCCGGCTCCAGCAGCGTCTTCTCTGTGCTGAGCAACAGAGCCGTGGTGAGACGGGACCGCCTGGAGGATGTGGTGGGGAACTGCCGCTATAGGGTCAACAATCACTTGGACCACAAATACACACCAAGGCCTGTGAATGAGATCATCTACTCTGCAAAGCAGAAGATTGGTCAGGAGATGCCATACAGTCTTCTGAGCAGAAACTGTGAGCATTTTGTCACCAACCTGAGATATGGTGAACCCCACAGCAGGCAG GTGACAAATGTCCTGATTGGAGGAGGGGCAACCCTGGGAATTGGCTTCATTGCTGTTCTTGGATACTCTCTTTTAAAGCGGCGATCCCAAAACCAGTGA
- the LOC112659472 gene encoding phospholipase A and acyltransferase 3-like isoform X2, whose translation MSTLTEKAVVKKELLYDVVGRDKYQINNKHDDKYSPLPPSKIVQRAEEPVGQELPYSLPCENREHFVNELRYGVARSDRSGRRPLVTEGHAQGEALPSRNEDPHPEQAVN comes from the exons ATGTCCACCCTGACCGAGAAGGCCGTGGTGAAGAAGGAGCTGTTGTACGATGTGGTCGGGAGAGACAAGTACCAGATTAATAACAAACACGATGACAAGTACTCGCCGCTGCCGCCCAGCAAAATCGTCCAGCGGGCGGAGGAGCCGGTGGGGCAGGAGTTGCCCTATTCGCTGCCCTGTGAGAACCGCGAGCACTTTGTGAACGAGCTGCGCTACGGGGTGGCCCGCAGTGACCGG agtgGGAGGAGGCCTCTGGTGACAGAGGGACATGCACAAGGAGAAGCCTTACCTTCCAGAAATGAGGATCCTCACCCAGAGCAGGCTGTTAACTGA